The following proteins come from a genomic window of Alnus glutinosa chromosome 10, dhAlnGlut1.1, whole genome shotgun sequence:
- the LOC133878896 gene encoding root meristem growth factor 10 yields MHKMSISTSCLVVFLLCLSLHACNARHLRQVDKMLGKKIHFSIKSDEKMGSDKISALSKVQASLSKQNGVAKIEDVAEILSNDSTQKRKETRTNEKTSKVEGKTPDAVQTESLVSVSWHVPHKEHSEKNPGFNLDYSPPKTHPPSHN; encoded by the exons ATGCATAAAATGTCAATCAGTACTTCTTGTCTTGTTGTTTTCCTCCTATGCCTTTCCTTGCATGCATGTAATGCCCGGCATCTTCGCCAAGTTGATAAAATGcttggaaagaaaattcacTTTTCCATCAAG AGTGATGAGAAGATGGGTTCCGATAAGATTTCAGCTCTGTCAAAGGTGCAAGCTTCCTTGTCAAAGCAAAATGGAGTGGCAAAAATAGAAGATGTAGCTGAAATCCTCTCAAATGACAGCACTCAAAAGCGAAAAGAGACAAGGACAAATGAGAAAACATCTAAAGTGGAAGGAAAAACACCAGATGCTGTTCAAACTGAGTCTCTTGTTTCCGTTTCTTGGCATGTACCTCACAAGGAACACAGTGAAAAAAATCCAGGCTTCAACTTGGACTACTCTCCACCAAAGACACACCCTCCTTCTCACAActaa